Below is a window of Gemmatimonadota bacterium DNA.
TCCATCCCAACATCTGGATCGCTGATTCCGTAAGCAACATATCCATATTCCGCTGATCGATTGTAGGCCCGTGAGGAATCGCATTCTCTGTGATACGTCCTGCGACCAGGTCAATCTCAAAGGTATCCAGAAAATCTTCATCCACCTCCTGCATCGGTATGAACAGAACATCCATATTGGCATCTCCTTTCGGATGAAGATCCCGCAAGGGTGGGCCTCCTTCCACCGTCATTCCACCTTCTCCAGTCATTCCGCGTGTCCCCATGGTAAACCGATATGCCGTAGCTTTTAGTACGCTCGGATGCGCCAGGAATGCCTGCTTTACTGTCTCGTATCTGACAGCGAGATGTTTCAGGTAGTCAGATTCTGTTCTTGCGTGGCGAGCAAAAATTGGCATCACGATGATCTGATCGCTGCGATAGCCGAGGTTTTTAGTTCGAAGATATGAGAGTTGCTGGGAAACAGCGTCCGTACTAATCATCAGTAGAATCGACAGCGCGAACTGAAACACCACAAGCCCTCGCCGCAACCAGACGCCACTCGCGCCTGATTGTAAGTCGGCTTTAAGTACATTACCTGGATGAAAGGCCGAGAGAAGGAATGCCGGATAGCTCCCGGCCAGTAGGGTAGTCAGAAGCCATATACCCACCAATGCAAACCACAACGAGGCGTCCATTTCCAGAGCCAAATCGCGGCCCATAAATCCGCTGAACCAGGGCAAGGTCAATTCGGCCAACGCCAGGCCCAGTACCATAGCCAGAAGCGTCAGCAGCATTGATTCTCCGAGGAATTGCAGGAACAACTGTCTCTTGAAGGCGCCAACGACTTTGCGCAAGCCCACTTCTCGTGCCCGTCTGGCAGAACGGGCGGTGGATAGATTCGTATAATTGATACACGCAATCGCCATCATAAAGATGCCCACTGCGGTAAGCATCATGACATGGTGAATATTCCCGTTACTCTCTATGCCATAGTCCACGATCGAATACAGATGCGATTCTGTCATAGGCTGAAGGTGATATGCGGCCATTGACTTCATATCTTCGCCGAGATACCGCGCGATAGAATTCGACATCTTGCGTTCGAGTGCCTCGACATCTGTTCCGGATTTGAGCCGAATAAATGTTGGGAAACCAGTAAACGCTGATCTGCGCAGCCAGTCGTCCCACAGGTTAAATGATCCTGGCGTGCAATGCACCATCTCCAGATGAAGCGTGGAAGTTTTGGGTAGGTCTCTCAGTACGCCCAGGATTTGATACTCTCCTCTGACTGAGGTTTTATCAAACCGGATCACCTTGCCTACCGGATTCTCTCGACCAAAGATTCGTCTGGCCGCCGATTCCGTTAACATTGCGGTGTATGGGGTTTTGGAAAGTGCCTGAATATCGCCTGACACGGATGACAGGCCGAACATCTCGAAGAATCCAGCATTCACCAGGTTGACAGACAGATCAAATATTTTGTCCTCAGACCGAGCCACAACGTCTCTGGTAGATATCTTGGCCGATAATTCTACTTCCGGGAAATCCCGCACGAGAGCCGGTCCCAGTCTGCCCGATGTCGCCCAGCTAAAAGTCGATCCCGATCCCCCCGCCTTCGGTGTCTCTCGAATCACGCGATAAATGCGATCCGCTTCAGGGTAGTCTTGATCGTAGCTTAATTCATACTGAACGAATAAGTAGATTACGATAAAACAAGCTAGCCCGACGGCCAGTCCGCAGAGGCTGATGAACGAATAGAGCTTATGCCGAAGCAGATTCCGAAAAGCGACCGTCAAGTAATTCTTGAACATCACATCCCCCTGATCTATTCTGTCCGCAATGCGTTTATTGGATTGGTTGTCGCCGCTCTGAAAGCATGGAAACTGATTGTCGTGAGAGAAGCGACGATCGTAATAATTCCGCTTAAAAGAAATGGCTCTATGCCCAATTGAATCCGGTAAGGAAAGCTCTCAAGCCAGCGGCTCAGGAGATAGAATGCGATCGGCAAAGCAATGAGATTTGAAGCGACGATCAACTTCGAAAACTCGCTGAAGAGCAATAGTACGATGTTTGATACAGAGGCGCCCAGGACCTTTCGTACGCCGATCTCTCGGGTTCGAAGTTGAATCATGAAGGATGAGAGACCGACGAGTCCTAAACAAGCAACGAAGATGGCGATTAAAGAAAATGTGCCGAAGATCTGGCCCAGTCGTATTTCTTCTCTATAGTAAAAATCCAAACGCGCATCAAGGAATTCATAGTCGAACGGACGCTGAGGGAGAAAACGGTGCCAGGTTTCTTTGAGGAATTCCAGGGTTTCGGGCACACCCTCTGATGCGATCTTCAGATGCAGGATTTTCATATTCCAGTGTTCTGTTGTGAATACGGCTGGCTCGATTTCCTCATGAAGCGTGCGTAAATGAAAGTTTTTCACAACGCCGATGATCGTTCCTCTCGTTCGTCCTGCCCATTCAAATGACTGTCCGACGGGATGAGTCAATCCCAGACGCTTTACGGCGGCTTCGTTGAGAATGAAGTACTCCTCTTGTCCCGTCCTGATTCGTTCTCGATGTGCGATGGCCGTGTACTCCCTTGGGAACGTCTTCCCATCCACGAACGGAATTTCATACAGATCGAAAAAATCCTCATCCACTGGAAATGTCCGCATCTCCAAAAATTCAGCCATCTCTGGCGTTCTGAATTTATAGTGTGCTGACCAGTCCTGTAGATAAAATCGCGACGTTGAAGCCTTCAGAACATTGGGGTGCTCGAGGAAGCCCTGCTTTATCGTCTGAAACCGTTTTTTTAACTGGGTCCCGAGTGGTCCAAGCTCTTCGACGCTACCGGCTACCTGGA
It encodes the following:
- a CDS encoding ABC transporter permease produces the protein MFKNYLTVAFRNLLRHKLYSFISLCGLAVGLACFIVIYLFVQYELSYDQDYPEADRIYRVIRETPKAGGSGSTFSWATSGRLGPALVRDFPEVELSAKISTRDVVARSEDKIFDLSVNLVNAGFFEMFGLSSVSGDIQALSKTPYTAMLTESAARRIFGRENPVGKVIRFDKTSVRGEYQILGVLRDLPKTSTLHLEMVHCTPGSFNLWDDWLRRSAFTGFPTFIRLKSGTDVEALERKMSNSIARYLGEDMKSMAAYHLQPMTESHLYSIVDYGIESNGNIHHVMMLTAVGIFMMAIACINYTNLSTARSARRAREVGLRKVVGAFKRQLFLQFLGESMLLTLLAMVLGLALAELTLPWFSGFMGRDLALEMDASLWFALVGIWLLTTLLAGSYPAFLLSAFHPGNVLKADLQSGASGVWLRRGLVVFQFALSILLMISTDAVSQQLSYLRTKNLGYRSDQIIVMPIFARHARTESDYLKHLAVRYETVKQAFLAHPSVLKATAYRFTMGTRGMTGEGGMTVEGGPPLRDLHPKGDANMDVLFIPMQEVDEDFLDTFEIDLVAGRITENAIPHGPTIDQRNMDMLLTESAIQMLGWKGDGLASRTGPIGRQMTAKFWRGELTVVGVIEDFQLGSLHEKIGPTGIYFRRGWFRHLALRIDTKDLPSTIKFLEQTWHRFVPDAPFEFEFLDDRLALAYEAETRLGQMFHIFSGLAILVACLGLFGLAAFTAERRTKEIGVRKVLGASSLNIVTMLSKEFLKLVVVANLIAWPMAYWVMDGCKTSPIGQQWDGIYSC